Proteins from one Syngnathus scovelli strain Florida chromosome 9, RoL_Ssco_1.2, whole genome shotgun sequence genomic window:
- the pogzb gene encoding pogo transposable element with ZNF domain isoform X3 → MDTELFMECEEEELEPWQQVDDGLDEDNDNVGACEPASLSSLKPMAPPLPSSCAAAPVLLHRPFFLTQTSGGAHLLLSAQALPLPSPGPSQIVNLLQKPSPVVQLALGASSSLPTGHTLLGPPPQLGHHASREHQELFIAAIAASGDPAAPSTSSSSSMMPTKVVLSVDEFYYGMIGGEQPLRKKYRQALDTFDCSVCQRAFSDNLRLVQHTLQHSPLIRGGDNRKMCAFCFRQFSSGAHLQGHRERVHGPAPSSCTCRICEWAFDDEPAFLNHMKTNHKPGEMPYVCQVCFYRSSFYSDVLQHFASFHRNSRYLLCVFCLKVSRNVGSYQKHVLHHQAGQAFHCSRCRLQFAFLADKKRHKLERHRSVRRPAKLEGLPLGSKVTIRMYGKKRIPAASVGGGAQLLRDPSCLIQPTKIKTEQQSASGLGDSPLADPPPSPAGRPRVGRLWCLECGDDVRDMAAHYPTHVRCLLCAFGSCCSRAYAGHMIHHHVPRSKDHRLPPHQHPPPCPFFLTCCHRDFASVSGDEMAEHLLANPEHGGAICRPRVYVEPDIQLHWDREPPHQLESDQMPCQLENDEPLGHRDWRLADSWTRPEDNLDAEIRISPFTQPCGPRQPALRNADAVDFFNLLFPAALVELIAAETNAHAKTCCYLDSGCLDWVPVTPREVKGFLGLCILMGLHNLPEPSQYWSWNQHDGPTFQRTMSLERFKQVASNIRMGSFKLSRGHQAHDPLHVFRRMLDILSSAMWDAYRPNCCLSMDKALLPALEGDPPMGSLQGQPQLWLLCDSKSGYCHRFFIQSGQEVAPASSSRAARRGPGVVQELVKGLENKHHHIYLAKSLTSVPLMQQLLDQGIYASSSFPPRSPILPAALWEDGRLDKPGDFLQRRLGPLLATRWKDTKEMGCLSSNARAGEADTVWRRSQSKMGSLDPIRRPMAFRLLQENMRGVDICKQLLACNPLGGILQDRYWRALFWFLVNLSVVNAFIVLRESRKENPPAWVRDGLFTQVNFRKRLGIQLAECARQPSHGSTREAERGDRRVRHRMDRITGSSGSCRHCGGTMDTGTWACVVCGARLCKESSCFWEFHGLLPLNKGLTEVGFLKGSHSDEAESDRVQDHLAPLEDFSEDEAADSPKQRPPIKKEGTSPPPSPHPANVSSQTEPADFLSAHQLRVALLALCGGLHQASAVFSIEPCLIRVWLKEARKHLKQKNRDRDEMQVQGDGEAHLVAWVLSQREQQLPVSESVFFHKAATLNKNGALGDTFRMSYDWAVLFMLRHQLGPTPAGTKRAPAYRLPLPLQARVQSFKEFTHRAILANRLPQSSVGVMDELCFFVDTGSVQHRAEALQFTGSVPLVTVCLSALADGTMLPALVLTDRRPASEPLPDFVLLQVTSQNPTAREAFKLWIQQIWLPYLSGPVCHRKSMLVLDQHQDHVGDLSLGNLSNWGTLPAVIPEGCSFLLQPLDLCVKPALQRFLRARWDKFSAGGQEEPEEAAAPRKLQDTAAQMLIRWTAEALTCLKDLRQPWRTSFEITGILPRTDPGREGPDRKAEWQNLLRNLEKILLPSEDSLDLLLVEDEEDSDDNQMSAEEEDPQEQNKPGAHTENKLQEESDENKNTELQEEEEQQVDTNRNWEENKEANDQEPMENTKMVQGKQLEIMEEDSEEEAKEEKEQENEDRKATKERRETRIMIGEEVGDEWKITMKTRTEIRIETARSNQNEPQLMDLS, encoded by the exons ATGGACACGGAGTTGTTTATGGAGTGTGAAGAGGAGGAGCTGGAACCATGGCAGCAGGTGGACGACGGCCTGGACGAAGACAACGACAACGTGGGCGCTTGTGAGCCAG CTTCTTTGTCGTCACTGAAGCCGATGGCGCCGCCTCTTCCATCATCCTGTGCCGCCGCCCCTGTGTTGCTTCACAGGCCCTTCTTCCTGACGCAGACCAGCGGCGGGGCACACCTCCTCCTCAGTGCCCAG GCGTTGCCGTTGCCATCACCCGGACCGTCGCAGATTGTCAACCTGTTGCAGAAGCCGT CCCCCGTGGTCCAGCTTGCCCTGGGCGCGTCCTCTAGCTTACCCACCGGGCACACCCTCTTGGGACCTCCCCCCCAGCTGGGCCATCACGCCAGCAGGGAGCACCAAG AGCTTTTCATTGCTGCGATCGCAGCGTCAGGTGACCCAGCAGCTCCTAGCACGTCGTCCTCCTCCAGCATGATGCCGACCAAGGTGGTCCTCAGCGTGGACGAGTTCTACTACGGGATGATTGGCGGGGAGCAGCCTTTGAGGAAGAAGTACCGGCAGGCGCTGGACACCTTCGACTGCAGTGTTTGTCAGCGCGCATTTAGCGACAACCTCAG GTTGGTGCAGCACACGCTTCAGCACTCGCCGCTCATCCGAGGAGGCGACAACCGGAAGATGTGCGCCTTCTGCTTCCGCCAGTTTTCCAGTGGCGCTCATCTTCAAGGCCACCGTGAGCGGGTTCACGGCCCCGCCCCCTCTTCCT GTACGTGTCGCATCTGCGAGTGGGCCTTTGATGACGAGCCAGCCTTCCTCAACCACATGAAGACCAACCATAAACCGGGAGAAATGCCCTATGTCTGTCAG GTGTGCTTCTACCGCTCATCCTTCTACTCGGACGTCCTGCAACACTTTGCGAGCTTCCACAGAAATTCGCGCTACCTGCTCTGCGTCTTCTGCCTTAAAGTCAGCAGGAATGTGGGCAGCTATCAGAAGCATGTCCTGCACCaccag GCGGGCCAGGCCTTCCACTGCAGCAGATGTCGCCTGCAGTTTGCCTTCCTGGCAGACAAAAAGCGCCACAAGCTGGAGCGCCACCGCAGCGTGCGCAGGCCCGCCAAGCTGGAGGGGCTCCCGCTGGGTTCAAAG GTGACCATTCGCATGTACGGCAAGAAAAGGATTCCCGCCGCATCGGTCGGAGGCGGGGCCCAGCTCCTGCGGGATCCCTCCTGCCTCATCCAGCCCACCAAGATCAAGACGGAGCAGCAGAGCGCCTCCGGCCTTGGGGACTCCCCACTGGCcgacccccccccatcccccgcCGGGCGGCCGCGTGTCGGCAG GTTGTGGTGCTTGGAGTGCGGCGATGACGTGCGCGACATGGCTGCCCACTACCCCACGCACGTGCGCTGCCTGCTGTGTGCCTTTGGCAGCTGTTGCTCTCGCGCATACGCAGGCCACATGATCCA CCACCACGTGCCGCGCTCCAAAGACCACCGTCTCCCTCCACATCAACACCCGCCCCCTTG TCCTTTCTTCTTGACATGTTGCCACCGTGACTTTGCGTCGGTGTCCGGGGACGAGATGGCCGAACACCTGCTGGCCAACCCAGAGCACGGTGGTGCCATCTGCCGCCCCAGAG TGTACGTGGAGCCAGATATCCAGCTGCATTGGGACCGAGAGCCGCCACACCAGCTCGAGAGCGACCAGATGCCATGCCAGCTCGAGAACGACGAGCCGCTTGGCCACCGGGACTGGAGGCTGGCCGACAGCTGGACGCGCCCCGAGGACAACCTGGACGCAGAGATCAGAATCTCGCCCTTCACACAGCCCTGCGGGCCTCGCCAGCCGGCGCTGAGGAACGCCGACGCTGTGGACTTCTTCAACCTGCTGTTCCCTGCAGCGCTGGTGGAACTGATCGCTGCAGAGACCAACGCCCACGCTAAGACCTGCTGCTACCTGGACTCGGGCTGCCTGGACTGGGTTCCAGTCACCCCGCGAGAAGTCAAAGGTTTCCTAGGTCTGTGCATCCTGATGGGCTTGCACAACCTCCCGGAGCCATCTCAGTactggtcttggaaccaacatGATGGCCCCACCTTCCAGCGCACCATGAGCCTGGAGCGCTTCAAGCAAGTGGCCTCCAACATCCGCATGGGAAGCTTCAAGTTGTCACGTGGCCACCAAGCCCACGACCCGCTGCACGTCTTTAGGCGCATGCTGGACATTCTGAGCAGCGCCATGTGGGATGCCTACCGGCCCAACTGCTGCCTGAGCATGGACAAAGCGCTGCTCCCCGCTCTGGAGGGAGATCCGCCAATGGGGAGCTTGCAGGGCCAGCCTCAGTTGTGGCTATTGTGTGACTCCAAGTCCGGCTACTGCCACCGCTTCTTCATCCAGAGTGGCCAGGAGGTGGCCCCCGCTTCTTCATCCAGAGCGGCCAGGAGGGGTCCGGGCGTGGTGCAGGAGCTGGTCAAGGGTCTGGAGAACAAGCACCACCACATTTACTTGGCCAAGTCGCTCACGTCTGTGCCTCTGATGCAGCAGCTTCTGGACCAGGGCATCTATGCCTCCAGCTCCTTCCCGCCTCGCAGTCCCATCTTGCCGGCAGCGCTGTGGGAGGACGGCCGACTGGACAAGCCCGGGGACTTCTTGCAGAGGCGCTTGGGTCCCCTGCTGGCCACACGCTGGAAGGACACCAAGGAGATGGGCTGCCTCTCCAGCAACGCCCGCGCGGGGGAAGCGGACACAGTGTGGAGGCGCTCGCAGAGCAAGATGGGTAGCCTGGATCCCATCAGGCGGCCCATGGCCTTCCGACTCCTGCAAGAGAACATGCGAGGGGTAGACATCTGCAAGCAGCTCCTGGCCTGTAACCCGCTGGGTGGAATACTGCAGGACCGCTATTGGcgtgctctcttctggttcttgGTCAACCTGAGTGTGGTGAACGCCTTCATCGTCCTGCGCGAGAGCCGCAAGGAGAACCCGCCGGCCTGGGTGCGAGACGGGCTCTTCACGCAGGTCAACTTCCGCAAGCGTCTGGGCATCCAGCTGGCTGAGTGCGCCCGCCAGCCCTCGCATGGGAGCACACGGGAGGCGGAGAGGGGTGACCGGAGGGTCCGACACCGCATGGACCGGATCACTGGCTCGTCCGGGAGCTGCCGACACTGTGGTGGGACCATGGATACCGGCACCTGGGCCTGCGTGGTGTGCGGGGCGCGACTGTGCAAAGAGTCGtcgtgcttttgggagtttcacGGCTTGTTGCCTCTCAACAAAG GCCTGACGGAAGTGGGATTCCTCAAGGGCAGCCATAG TGACGAGGCGGAATCCGACAGAGTCCAAGATCATCTGGCTCCCCTGGAAGACTTCTCTGAAGACGAGGCCGCTGACAGCCCCAAGCAAAGGCCACCTATAAAAAAGGAGGGTACTTCTCCGCCTCCCTCGCCTCATCCGGCCAACGTCAGCAGCCAAACGGAGCCAGCGGACTTCCTGTCAGCCCACCAACTGAGAGTGGCGCTGCTGGCTCTGTGCGGCGGCCTACACCAGGCGTCCGCCGTCTTTTCCATTGAGCCGTGCCTCATCCGGGTCTGGCTGAAGGAGGCCAGGAAACACCTCAAGCAAAAGAACCGGGACAGAGACGAGATGCAGGTCCAGGGGGACGGCGAGGCCCATCTGGTGGCCTGGGTGCTGAGCCAGCGTGAGCAGCAGCTTCCTGTCAGCGAGAGCGTCTTCTTCCACAAAGCAGCCACACTCAACAAGAACGGCGCCTTGGGCGACACCTTCCGCATGTCCTACGACTGGGCCGTGCTCTTCATGCTCCGCCACCAGCTGGGCCCGACGCCCGCTGGCACCAAGCGAGCGCCAGCCTATCGGTTGCCGCTGCCCCTGCAGGCTCGTGTCCAGTCCTTCAAGGAGTTCACCCACAGAGCCATCTTGGCCAACCGGCTTCCTCAAAGTTCGGTCGGCGTGATGGACGAGCTATGCTTCTTTGTGGATACTGGGAGCGTTCAGCACCGCGCTGAGGCTTTGCAGTTCACGGGCTCGGTGCCGCTGGTCACCGTGTGTCTGTCGGCACTGGCTGACGGAACCATGCTGCCTGCTTTGGTGCTGACCGACAGACGGCCGGCCAGCGAGCCGCTGCCGgactttgtgcttctccaagtcACTTCACAGAACCCAACCGCGCGGGAGGCCTTCAAGCTCTGGATTCAACAAATTTGGCTGCCATATCTTTCTGGGCCAGTTTGCCACAGGAAGTCCATGTTGGTATTGGACCAGCACCAAGACCACGTGGGAGACCTTTCTCTCGGCAACCTGAGCAACTGGGGCACTCTTCCGGCCGTCATCCCCGAAGGATGTTCCTTCCTCCTGCAGCCTCTGGACCTCTGTGTCAAACCGGCTCTGCAGCGCTTCCTCCGAGCACGGTGGGACAAGTTCAGTGCTGGCGGCCAGGAGGAGCCCGAAGAGGCGGCGGCGCCAAGAAAACTGCAAGACACTGCCGCTCAAATGCTGATCCGCTGGACGGCTGAAGCCTTGACGTGCCTGAAAGACCTCCGGCAGCCATGGCGGACCTCTTTTGAGATTACGGGAATCCTGCCGAGGACAGACCCCGGCCGGGAAGGTCCCGACCGAAAGGCAGAGTGGCAGAACCTCCTGAGGAATCTTGAAAAGATACTGCTGCCTTCTGAAGACAGTTTGGACCTCCTGCTAGTGGAGGATGAAGAGGACTCTGATGACAACCAGATGTCCGCAGAGGAGGAGGACCCTCAGGAGCAAAACAAACCCGGGGCACACACTGAAAATAAGCTGCAAGAAGAAAGTGACgagaacaaaaacacagaactccaggaggaagaagagcaacAAGTGGACACCAACAGAAACTGGGAAGAGAACAAAGAGGCAAATGACCAGGAGCCAATGGAAAACACCAAAATGGTCCAAGGAAAACAGCTTGAGATAATGGAAGAGGACAGCGAAGAAGAAGCAAAAGAAGAGAAGGAGCAGGAGAACGAGGATAGGAAGGCCACCAAGGAGCGCAGGGAGACCAGAATCATGATCGGAGAGGAAGTTGGGGATGAATGGAAGATAACCATGAAGACGAGGACGGAGATCAGGATAGAGACAGCTCGGAGCAACCAAAACGAGCCCCAACTAATGGACCTGAGCTGA
- the pogzb gene encoding pogo transposable element with ZNF domain isoform X1 yields the protein MDTELFMECEEEELEPWQQVDDGLDEDNDNVGACEPASLSSLKPMAPPLPSSCAAAPVLLHRPFFLTQTSGGAHLLLSAQALPLPSPGPSQIVNLLQKPSPVVQLALGASSSLPTGHTLLGPPPQLGHHASREHQELFIAAIAASGDPAAPSTSSSSSMMPTKVVLSVDEFYYGMIGGEQPLRKKYRQALDTFDCSVCQRAFSDNLRLVQHTLQHSPLIRGGDNRKMCAFCFRQFSSGAHLQGHRERVHGPAPSSCTCRICEWAFDDEPAFLNHMKTNHKPGEMPYVCQVCFYRSSFYSDVLQHFASFHRNSRYLLCVFCLKVSRNVGSYQKHVLHHQAGQAFHCSRCRLQFAFLADKKRHKLERHRSVRRPAKLEGLPLGSKVTIRMYGKKRIPAASVGGGAQLLRDPSCLIQPTKIKTEQQSASGLGDSPLADPPPSPAGRPRVGRLWCLECGDDVRDMAAHYPTHVRCLLCAFGSCCSRAYAGHMIHHHVPRSKDHRLPPHQHPPPWSAAVASSILERLLTKACLCFSPFFLTCCHRDFASVSGDEMAEHLLANPEHGGAICRPRVYVEPDIQLHWDREPPHQLESDQMPCQLENDEPLGHRDWRLADSWTRPEDNLDAEIRISPFTQPCGPRQPALRNADAVDFFNLLFPAALVELIAAETNAHAKTCCYLDSGCLDWVPVTPREVKGFLGLCILMGLHNLPEPSQYWSWNQHDGPTFQRTMSLERFKQVASNIRMGSFKLSRGHQAHDPLHVFRRMLDILSSAMWDAYRPNCCLSMDKALLPALEGDPPMGSLQGQPQLWLLCDSKSGYCHRFFIQSGQEVAPASSSRAARRGPGVVQELVKGLENKHHHIYLAKSLTSVPLMQQLLDQGIYASSSFPPRSPILPAALWEDGRLDKPGDFLQRRLGPLLATRWKDTKEMGCLSSNARAGEADTVWRRSQSKMGSLDPIRRPMAFRLLQENMRGVDICKQLLACNPLGGILQDRYWRALFWFLVNLSVVNAFIVLRESRKENPPAWVRDGLFTQVNFRKRLGIQLAECARQPSHGSTREAERGDRRVRHRMDRITGSSGSCRHCGGTMDTGTWACVVCGARLCKESSCFWEFHGLLPLNKGLTEVGFLKGSHSDEAESDRVQDHLAPLEDFSEDEAADSPKQRPPIKKEGTSPPPSPHPANVSSQTEPADFLSAHQLRVALLALCGGLHQASAVFSIEPCLIRVWLKEARKHLKQKNRDRDEMQVQGDGEAHLVAWVLSQREQQLPVSESVFFHKAATLNKNGALGDTFRMSYDWAVLFMLRHQLGPTPAGTKRAPAYRLPLPLQARVQSFKEFTHRAILANRLPQSSVGVMDELCFFVDTGSVQHRAEALQFTGSVPLVTVCLSALADGTMLPALVLTDRRPASEPLPDFVLLQVTSQNPTAREAFKLWIQQIWLPYLSGPVCHRKSMLVLDQHQDHVGDLSLGNLSNWGTLPAVIPEGCSFLLQPLDLCVKPALQRFLRARWDKFSAGGQEEPEEAAAPRKLQDTAAQMLIRWTAEALTCLKDLRQPWRTSFEITGILPRTDPGREGPDRKAEWQNLLRNLEKILLPSEDSLDLLLVEDEEDSDDNQMSAEEEDPQEQNKPGAHTENKLQEESDENKNTELQEEEEQQVDTNRNWEENKEANDQEPMENTKMVQGKQLEIMEEDSEEEAKEEKEQENEDRKATKERRETRIMIGEEVGDEWKITMKTRTEIRIETARSNQNEPQLMDLS from the exons ATGGACACGGAGTTGTTTATGGAGTGTGAAGAGGAGGAGCTGGAACCATGGCAGCAGGTGGACGACGGCCTGGACGAAGACAACGACAACGTGGGCGCTTGTGAGCCAG CTTCTTTGTCGTCACTGAAGCCGATGGCGCCGCCTCTTCCATCATCCTGTGCCGCCGCCCCTGTGTTGCTTCACAGGCCCTTCTTCCTGACGCAGACCAGCGGCGGGGCACACCTCCTCCTCAGTGCCCAG GCGTTGCCGTTGCCATCACCCGGACCGTCGCAGATTGTCAACCTGTTGCAGAAGCCGT CCCCCGTGGTCCAGCTTGCCCTGGGCGCGTCCTCTAGCTTACCCACCGGGCACACCCTCTTGGGACCTCCCCCCCAGCTGGGCCATCACGCCAGCAGGGAGCACCAAG AGCTTTTCATTGCTGCGATCGCAGCGTCAGGTGACCCAGCAGCTCCTAGCACGTCGTCCTCCTCCAGCATGATGCCGACCAAGGTGGTCCTCAGCGTGGACGAGTTCTACTACGGGATGATTGGCGGGGAGCAGCCTTTGAGGAAGAAGTACCGGCAGGCGCTGGACACCTTCGACTGCAGTGTTTGTCAGCGCGCATTTAGCGACAACCTCAG GTTGGTGCAGCACACGCTTCAGCACTCGCCGCTCATCCGAGGAGGCGACAACCGGAAGATGTGCGCCTTCTGCTTCCGCCAGTTTTCCAGTGGCGCTCATCTTCAAGGCCACCGTGAGCGGGTTCACGGCCCCGCCCCCTCTTCCT GTACGTGTCGCATCTGCGAGTGGGCCTTTGATGACGAGCCAGCCTTCCTCAACCACATGAAGACCAACCATAAACCGGGAGAAATGCCCTATGTCTGTCAG GTGTGCTTCTACCGCTCATCCTTCTACTCGGACGTCCTGCAACACTTTGCGAGCTTCCACAGAAATTCGCGCTACCTGCTCTGCGTCTTCTGCCTTAAAGTCAGCAGGAATGTGGGCAGCTATCAGAAGCATGTCCTGCACCaccag GCGGGCCAGGCCTTCCACTGCAGCAGATGTCGCCTGCAGTTTGCCTTCCTGGCAGACAAAAAGCGCCACAAGCTGGAGCGCCACCGCAGCGTGCGCAGGCCCGCCAAGCTGGAGGGGCTCCCGCTGGGTTCAAAG GTGACCATTCGCATGTACGGCAAGAAAAGGATTCCCGCCGCATCGGTCGGAGGCGGGGCCCAGCTCCTGCGGGATCCCTCCTGCCTCATCCAGCCCACCAAGATCAAGACGGAGCAGCAGAGCGCCTCCGGCCTTGGGGACTCCCCACTGGCcgacccccccccatcccccgcCGGGCGGCCGCGTGTCGGCAG GTTGTGGTGCTTGGAGTGCGGCGATGACGTGCGCGACATGGCTGCCCACTACCCCACGCACGTGCGCTGCCTGCTGTGTGCCTTTGGCAGCTGTTGCTCTCGCGCATACGCAGGCCACATGATCCA CCACCACGTGCCGCGCTCCAAAGACCACCGTCTCCCTCCACATCAACACCCGCCCCCTTGGTCAGCCGCCGTCGCGTCCTCCATCCTCGAGCGGCTGCTGACAAAGGCCTGCTTATGTTTCAGTCCTTTCTTCTTGACATGTTGCCACCGTGACTTTGCGTCGGTGTCCGGGGACGAGATGGCCGAACACCTGCTGGCCAACCCAGAGCACGGTGGTGCCATCTGCCGCCCCAGAG TGTACGTGGAGCCAGATATCCAGCTGCATTGGGACCGAGAGCCGCCACACCAGCTCGAGAGCGACCAGATGCCATGCCAGCTCGAGAACGACGAGCCGCTTGGCCACCGGGACTGGAGGCTGGCCGACAGCTGGACGCGCCCCGAGGACAACCTGGACGCAGAGATCAGAATCTCGCCCTTCACACAGCCCTGCGGGCCTCGCCAGCCGGCGCTGAGGAACGCCGACGCTGTGGACTTCTTCAACCTGCTGTTCCCTGCAGCGCTGGTGGAACTGATCGCTGCAGAGACCAACGCCCACGCTAAGACCTGCTGCTACCTGGACTCGGGCTGCCTGGACTGGGTTCCAGTCACCCCGCGAGAAGTCAAAGGTTTCCTAGGTCTGTGCATCCTGATGGGCTTGCACAACCTCCCGGAGCCATCTCAGTactggtcttggaaccaacatGATGGCCCCACCTTCCAGCGCACCATGAGCCTGGAGCGCTTCAAGCAAGTGGCCTCCAACATCCGCATGGGAAGCTTCAAGTTGTCACGTGGCCACCAAGCCCACGACCCGCTGCACGTCTTTAGGCGCATGCTGGACATTCTGAGCAGCGCCATGTGGGATGCCTACCGGCCCAACTGCTGCCTGAGCATGGACAAAGCGCTGCTCCCCGCTCTGGAGGGAGATCCGCCAATGGGGAGCTTGCAGGGCCAGCCTCAGTTGTGGCTATTGTGTGACTCCAAGTCCGGCTACTGCCACCGCTTCTTCATCCAGAGTGGCCAGGAGGTGGCCCCCGCTTCTTCATCCAGAGCGGCCAGGAGGGGTCCGGGCGTGGTGCAGGAGCTGGTCAAGGGTCTGGAGAACAAGCACCACCACATTTACTTGGCCAAGTCGCTCACGTCTGTGCCTCTGATGCAGCAGCTTCTGGACCAGGGCATCTATGCCTCCAGCTCCTTCCCGCCTCGCAGTCCCATCTTGCCGGCAGCGCTGTGGGAGGACGGCCGACTGGACAAGCCCGGGGACTTCTTGCAGAGGCGCTTGGGTCCCCTGCTGGCCACACGCTGGAAGGACACCAAGGAGATGGGCTGCCTCTCCAGCAACGCCCGCGCGGGGGAAGCGGACACAGTGTGGAGGCGCTCGCAGAGCAAGATGGGTAGCCTGGATCCCATCAGGCGGCCCATGGCCTTCCGACTCCTGCAAGAGAACATGCGAGGGGTAGACATCTGCAAGCAGCTCCTGGCCTGTAACCCGCTGGGTGGAATACTGCAGGACCGCTATTGGcgtgctctcttctggttcttgGTCAACCTGAGTGTGGTGAACGCCTTCATCGTCCTGCGCGAGAGCCGCAAGGAGAACCCGCCGGCCTGGGTGCGAGACGGGCTCTTCACGCAGGTCAACTTCCGCAAGCGTCTGGGCATCCAGCTGGCTGAGTGCGCCCGCCAGCCCTCGCATGGGAGCACACGGGAGGCGGAGAGGGGTGACCGGAGGGTCCGACACCGCATGGACCGGATCACTGGCTCGTCCGGGAGCTGCCGACACTGTGGTGGGACCATGGATACCGGCACCTGGGCCTGCGTGGTGTGCGGGGCGCGACTGTGCAAAGAGTCGtcgtgcttttgggagtttcacGGCTTGTTGCCTCTCAACAAAG GCCTGACGGAAGTGGGATTCCTCAAGGGCAGCCATAG TGACGAGGCGGAATCCGACAGAGTCCAAGATCATCTGGCTCCCCTGGAAGACTTCTCTGAAGACGAGGCCGCTGACAGCCCCAAGCAAAGGCCACCTATAAAAAAGGAGGGTACTTCTCCGCCTCCCTCGCCTCATCCGGCCAACGTCAGCAGCCAAACGGAGCCAGCGGACTTCCTGTCAGCCCACCAACTGAGAGTGGCGCTGCTGGCTCTGTGCGGCGGCCTACACCAGGCGTCCGCCGTCTTTTCCATTGAGCCGTGCCTCATCCGGGTCTGGCTGAAGGAGGCCAGGAAACACCTCAAGCAAAAGAACCGGGACAGAGACGAGATGCAGGTCCAGGGGGACGGCGAGGCCCATCTGGTGGCCTGGGTGCTGAGCCAGCGTGAGCAGCAGCTTCCTGTCAGCGAGAGCGTCTTCTTCCACAAAGCAGCCACACTCAACAAGAACGGCGCCTTGGGCGACACCTTCCGCATGTCCTACGACTGGGCCGTGCTCTTCATGCTCCGCCACCAGCTGGGCCCGACGCCCGCTGGCACCAAGCGAGCGCCAGCCTATCGGTTGCCGCTGCCCCTGCAGGCTCGTGTCCAGTCCTTCAAGGAGTTCACCCACAGAGCCATCTTGGCCAACCGGCTTCCTCAAAGTTCGGTCGGCGTGATGGACGAGCTATGCTTCTTTGTGGATACTGGGAGCGTTCAGCACCGCGCTGAGGCTTTGCAGTTCACGGGCTCGGTGCCGCTGGTCACCGTGTGTCTGTCGGCACTGGCTGACGGAACCATGCTGCCTGCTTTGGTGCTGACCGACAGACGGCCGGCCAGCGAGCCGCTGCCGgactttgtgcttctccaagtcACTTCACAGAACCCAACCGCGCGGGAGGCCTTCAAGCTCTGGATTCAACAAATTTGGCTGCCATATCTTTCTGGGCCAGTTTGCCACAGGAAGTCCATGTTGGTATTGGACCAGCACCAAGACCACGTGGGAGACCTTTCTCTCGGCAACCTGAGCAACTGGGGCACTCTTCCGGCCGTCATCCCCGAAGGATGTTCCTTCCTCCTGCAGCCTCTGGACCTCTGTGTCAAACCGGCTCTGCAGCGCTTCCTCCGAGCACGGTGGGACAAGTTCAGTGCTGGCGGCCAGGAGGAGCCCGAAGAGGCGGCGGCGCCAAGAAAACTGCAAGACACTGCCGCTCAAATGCTGATCCGCTGGACGGCTGAAGCCTTGACGTGCCTGAAAGACCTCCGGCAGCCATGGCGGACCTCTTTTGAGATTACGGGAATCCTGCCGAGGACAGACCCCGGCCGGGAAGGTCCCGACCGAAAGGCAGAGTGGCAGAACCTCCTGAGGAATCTTGAAAAGATACTGCTGCCTTCTGAAGACAGTTTGGACCTCCTGCTAGTGGAGGATGAAGAGGACTCTGATGACAACCAGATGTCCGCAGAGGAGGAGGACCCTCAGGAGCAAAACAAACCCGGGGCACACACTGAAAATAAGCTGCAAGAAGAAAGTGACgagaacaaaaacacagaactccaggaggaagaagagcaacAAGTGGACACCAACAGAAACTGGGAAGAGAACAAAGAGGCAAATGACCAGGAGCCAATGGAAAACACCAAAATGGTCCAAGGAAAACAGCTTGAGATAATGGAAGAGGACAGCGAAGAAGAAGCAAAAGAAGAGAAGGAGCAGGAGAACGAGGATAGGAAGGCCACCAAGGAGCGCAGGGAGACCAGAATCATGATCGGAGAGGAAGTTGGGGATGAATGGAAGATAACCATGAAGACGAGGACGGAGATCAGGATAGAGACAGCTCGGAGCAACCAAAACGAGCCCCAACTAATGGACCTGAGCTGA